A stretch of Aureispira sp. CCB-E DNA encodes these proteins:
- a CDS encoding endonuclease, translating into MKKQTLLSLLSLLLISTFSFAQAEKQAHKVVCVGFYNFENLFDTVDTKGKRDGDFTPNGKLLYNSKVYQEKLGNLSHVVSELGTELTPDGPAILGVAEIENRKVLEDFTQQPKIKNRNYQIVHYESLDKRGIDVALLYNPKYFKVIESGKITPKLFYDKTPDAAKRDTVWTRDMLWVKGRLDGDIVHIIVCHWPSRRGGSYLREGAAKYCKDFIAGIQDENPRAKIIIMGDLNDDPVSPSVKDVINAKDKKGQVKKGGFYNPWGKLYKAGIGTLAYRDSWNLFDQIILSQSITQNDGEGYYFYKNSIFNKSYLISKAGRFKGYPFRTYSFGKYVGGYSDHLPVCVYLVKKVQPKP; encoded by the coding sequence ATGAAAAAACAGACACTGTTATCTCTATTAAGCTTATTATTAATAAGTACTTTTAGTTTTGCTCAAGCAGAAAAACAAGCTCATAAAGTGGTTTGCGTAGGGTTTTATAACTTTGAAAATTTATTTGACACCGTAGACACAAAAGGCAAACGAGACGGAGATTTTACACCAAACGGAAAGTTACTCTATAATTCCAAAGTTTATCAAGAGAAGCTGGGTAATTTATCTCATGTCGTTTCTGAACTTGGTACAGAGCTAACTCCCGATGGTCCAGCTATCTTGGGCGTTGCAGAGATTGAAAACAGAAAAGTTTTAGAAGATTTTACTCAACAGCCTAAAATAAAAAATAGAAATTATCAAATTGTTCATTACGAATCATTAGATAAACGAGGTATTGATGTTGCACTGCTTTACAATCCCAAATATTTTAAAGTCATCGAGAGTGGTAAAATTACGCCAAAGCTTTTTTATGATAAAACTCCTGATGCAGCCAAAAGAGATACTGTTTGGACAAGAGATATGTTATGGGTAAAGGGGCGTTTGGACGGTGATATAGTTCATATAATTGTTTGCCACTGGCCTTCTCGTAGAGGCGGTTCTTACCTTCGTGAAGGAGCGGCCAAATATTGCAAAGACTTTATTGCAGGTATTCAAGATGAGAACCCTAGGGCTAAAATTATTATCATGGGGGATTTAAATGACGACCCTGTTAGTCCTAGTGTTAAGGATGTTATCAATGCCAAAGACAAAAAAGGACAAGTCAAAAAAGGTGGTTTTTACAACCCTTGGGGCAAATTGTATAAAGCAGGGATTGGCACCTTGGCTTACCGCGATTCTTGGAACCTGTTTGATCAAATTATCCTAAGCCAATCTATTACACAAAATGATGGTGAAGGGTATTATTTTTACAAAAATTCTATTTTTAATAAATCTTACTTAATTAGTAAAGCAGGACGTTTTAAGGGCTATCCTTTCCGCACGTACTCTTTTGGCAAGTACGTTGGTGGTTACAGCGATCACTTGCCTGTTTGTGTTTATTTGGTAAAAAAAGTACAACCAAAACCTTAA